In Aegilops tauschii subsp. strangulata cultivar AL8/78 chromosome 3, Aet v6.0, whole genome shotgun sequence, one genomic interval encodes:
- the LOC109732850 gene encoding F-box/LRR-repeat protein At1g06630-like isoform X1, with protein sequence MGPGIPDPNVWPNFSAHHHSAPPPNRNPRRRPSPPPPAAMDEQQVLLGISRSDMLARIERCGRDPAMLDLGSNMLLHFAYEYLPDPPVSPTAPLSLAGASWVPDGVDRISRLPDVVLRDIISRLPAKDAARTTALASRWRPLWRSAPLALVDNHLLPDGGASGPLIIGAPSPRAVTAAVSSALAAHPGPFRCVHLTCSTMDEHRGEMARWIDTLVAKGVKDLVFVNRPWPMDLRLPATLFSCASLTRLYLGVWTLPGTAAVPRGASFPNLRELGLCMTVMEDRALAFLLEKSPVLEFLLIMWSQTGVRLRLVSHSLRCLQLGYTHLEDIEVVDAPRLERFFLRNVSLPGTGKFTINSPSRIKIGGAPNLRVLGYIQPGQTELGISNTVIVAGSKENIVPSVQILAIELHFGVRDAVKKSPRISEKSTGKVNLKFWQEGGPMKCVVQSMKKVFFYEFQGSRSEVAFLKFIAERGRVLEQMVVVVSSKCFSWVDDDVNVKLKPLTGAKWSSKACKLHIFKSPRTDVAGPLCRHNIACDFGWADPFDLRYYYKAERMSVS encoded by the exons ATGGGCCCAGGGATACCTGATCCCAACGTTTGGCCCAACTTCTCTGCCCACCACCATTCTGCTCCTCCCCCAAATCGAAACCCTCGCCGTCGCCCTTCTCCCCCTCCTCCGGCGGCCATGGACGAGCAGCAGGTGCTCCTTGGCATCTCCAGGAGCGATATGCTCGCCAGAATAGAGCGTTGCGGCCGGGATCCTGCGATGCTGGACCTCGGCTCAAACATGCTGCTCCACTTCGCGTACGAGTACCTCCCGGACCCGCCCGTCTCCCCCACCGCGCCCCTGTCGCTCGCCGGCGCGTCGTGGGTACCCGACGGCGTCGACCGCATCAGCCGCCTCCCCGACGTCGTCCTCCGCGACATCATCTCCCGCCTCCCTGCCAAGGACGCCGCGCGCACCACCGCCCTCGCCTCGCGCTGGCGCCCACTCTGGCGCTCGGCGCCCCTTGCTCTTGTCGACAACCATCTGCTTCCGGACGGCGGCGCCTCTGGGCCGCTCATCATCGGTGCTCCCTCTCCCCGCGCCGTCACCGCCGCGGTGTCCAGCGCCCTCGCGGCGCACCCGGGGCCTTTCCGCTGCGTCCACCTCACCTGCAGCACCATGGACGAGCACCGAGGCGAGATGGCGCGCTGGATCGACACCCTCGTCGCCAAGGGGGTCAAAGATCTCGTCTTTGTCAACCGCCCTTGGCCGATGGACCTGCGCCTCCCCGCCACGCTCTTCAGCTGCGCCTCCCTCACCCGCCTCTATCTCGGCGTCTGGACACTTCCAGGCACCGCCGCCGTGCCGCGCGGCGCCAGCTTCCCCAATCTCCGGGAGCTCGGCCTCTGCATGACTGTCATGGAGGACCGTGCTCTGGCCTTCTTGCTCGAAAAAAGCCCCGTCCTGGAGTTCCTCCTCATCATGTGGAGCCAGACCGGAGTGCGCCTCCGACTCGTCAGCCACAGCCTGCGGTGTCTTCAGCTGGGCTATACCCACTTGGAGGACATCGAAGTGGTGGATGCCCCTCGCCTGGAGAGGTTCTTCCTGCGAAATGTATCCTTGCCTGGAACCGGCAAGTTCACCATAAACAGCCCTTCCAGGATCAAGATTGGCGGTGCACCCAACCTGCGTGTGCTGGGATACATTCAGCCAGGACAGACAGAGCTGGGGATTAGCAACACCGTCATCGTG GCTGGGAGCAAGGAGAACATTGTCCCTAGTGTCCAGATTTTGGCCATAGAGTTGCACTTTGGTGTCCGCGATGCTGTCAAGAAA TCCCCCCGCATATCTGAAAAGTCCACCGGCAAGGTCAATCTGAAGTTCTGGCAGGAGGGCGGTCCCATGAAATGCGTGGTGCAGAGCATGAAGAAGGTGTTCTTCTACGAGTTCCAAGGGTCGAGAAGCGAGGTTGCTTTCCTCAAGTTCATCGCGGAGAGAGGCCGGGTGCTGGAGCAGATGGTGGTTGTGGTGTCCAGCAAGTGTTTCTCCTGGGTGGATGATGATGTGAATGTCAAGCTGAAGCCGCTGACGGGTGCGAAATGGAGCAGCAAAGCCTGCAAACTACACATCTTCAAGAGCCCACGCACTGATGTCGCGGGTCCACTCTGCAGGCACAATATAGCTTGTGATTTTGGGTGGGCTGACCCTTTCGACCTCAGGTACTACTACAAAGCAGAAAGGATGTCTGTAAGTTAG
- the LOC109732850 gene encoding putative FBD-associated F-box protein At5g56440 isoform X2 produces MGPGIPDPNVWPNFSAHHHSAPPPNRNPRRRPSPPPPAAMDEQQVLLGISRSDMLARIERCGRDPAMLDLGSNMLLHFAYEYLPDPPVSPTAPLSLAGASWVPDGVDRISRLPDVVLRDIISRLPAKDAARTTALASRWRPLWRSAPLALVDNHLLPDGGASGPLIIGAPSPRAVTAAVSSALAAHPGPFRCVHLTCSTMDEHRGEMARWIDTLVAKGVKDLVFVNRPWPMDLRLPATLFSCASLTRLYLGVWTLPGTAAVPRGASFPNLRELGLCMTVMEDRALAFLLEKSPVLEFLLIMWSQTGVRLRLVSHSLRCLQLGYTHLEDIEVVDAPRLERFFLRNVSLPGTGKFTINSPSRIKIGGAPNLRVLGYIQPGQTELGISNTVIAGSKENIVPSVQILAIELHFGVRDAVKKSPRISEKSTGKVNLKFWQEGGPMKCVVQSMKKVFFYEFQGSRSEVAFLKFIAERGRVLEQMVVVVSSKCFSWVDDDVNVKLKPLTGAKWSSKACKLHIFKSPRTDVAGPLCRHNIACDFGWADPFDLRYYYKAERMSVS; encoded by the exons ATGGGCCCAGGGATACCTGATCCCAACGTTTGGCCCAACTTCTCTGCCCACCACCATTCTGCTCCTCCCCCAAATCGAAACCCTCGCCGTCGCCCTTCTCCCCCTCCTCCGGCGGCCATGGACGAGCAGCAGGTGCTCCTTGGCATCTCCAGGAGCGATATGCTCGCCAGAATAGAGCGTTGCGGCCGGGATCCTGCGATGCTGGACCTCGGCTCAAACATGCTGCTCCACTTCGCGTACGAGTACCTCCCGGACCCGCCCGTCTCCCCCACCGCGCCCCTGTCGCTCGCCGGCGCGTCGTGGGTACCCGACGGCGTCGACCGCATCAGCCGCCTCCCCGACGTCGTCCTCCGCGACATCATCTCCCGCCTCCCTGCCAAGGACGCCGCGCGCACCACCGCCCTCGCCTCGCGCTGGCGCCCACTCTGGCGCTCGGCGCCCCTTGCTCTTGTCGACAACCATCTGCTTCCGGACGGCGGCGCCTCTGGGCCGCTCATCATCGGTGCTCCCTCTCCCCGCGCCGTCACCGCCGCGGTGTCCAGCGCCCTCGCGGCGCACCCGGGGCCTTTCCGCTGCGTCCACCTCACCTGCAGCACCATGGACGAGCACCGAGGCGAGATGGCGCGCTGGATCGACACCCTCGTCGCCAAGGGGGTCAAAGATCTCGTCTTTGTCAACCGCCCTTGGCCGATGGACCTGCGCCTCCCCGCCACGCTCTTCAGCTGCGCCTCCCTCACCCGCCTCTATCTCGGCGTCTGGACACTTCCAGGCACCGCCGCCGTGCCGCGCGGCGCCAGCTTCCCCAATCTCCGGGAGCTCGGCCTCTGCATGACTGTCATGGAGGACCGTGCTCTGGCCTTCTTGCTCGAAAAAAGCCCCGTCCTGGAGTTCCTCCTCATCATGTGGAGCCAGACCGGAGTGCGCCTCCGACTCGTCAGCCACAGCCTGCGGTGTCTTCAGCTGGGCTATACCCACTTGGAGGACATCGAAGTGGTGGATGCCCCTCGCCTGGAGAGGTTCTTCCTGCGAAATGTATCCTTGCCTGGAACCGGCAAGTTCACCATAAACAGCCCTTCCAGGATCAAGATTGGCGGTGCACCCAACCTGCGTGTGCTGGGATACATTCAGCCAGGACAGACAGAGCTGGGGATTAGCAACACCGTCATC GCTGGGAGCAAGGAGAACATTGTCCCTAGTGTCCAGATTTTGGCCATAGAGTTGCACTTTGGTGTCCGCGATGCTGTCAAGAAA TCCCCCCGCATATCTGAAAAGTCCACCGGCAAGGTCAATCTGAAGTTCTGGCAGGAGGGCGGTCCCATGAAATGCGTGGTGCAGAGCATGAAGAAGGTGTTCTTCTACGAGTTCCAAGGGTCGAGAAGCGAGGTTGCTTTCCTCAAGTTCATCGCGGAGAGAGGCCGGGTGCTGGAGCAGATGGTGGTTGTGGTGTCCAGCAAGTGTTTCTCCTGGGTGGATGATGATGTGAATGTCAAGCTGAAGCCGCTGACGGGTGCGAAATGGAGCAGCAAAGCCTGCAAACTACACATCTTCAAGAGCCCACGCACTGATGTCGCGGGTCCACTCTGCAGGCACAATATAGCTTGTGATTTTGGGTGGGCTGACCCTTTCGACCTCAGGTACTACTACAAAGCAGAAAGGATGTCTGTAAGTTAG